The proteins below are encoded in one region of Helianthus annuus cultivar XRQ/B chromosome 2, HanXRQr2.0-SUNRISE, whole genome shotgun sequence:
- the LOC110913240 gene encoding protein OSB1, mitochondrial yields the protein MVATGCRLRPLLRRLLSSQRFSSSSVDNPATTGSVVYQHTLRTQRPTTIPWQKDLQNSATFIGTLISPLKTFTTSHGVLGVHTQLKVDPPSGSKRFLRIYLDMWEDMAELATQHLKPNDYIYVSGHLQSFTKALDNGNIIMYPKVLVKEINFVANSNQRSNNIDDGESALEKRRKRLHLWQVFFANPYEWQDLRKRKVNPSQPDFRHKGSGEALWLRPNDPPWVTRQLQLQDSRMGDIGLRSSRTLSSFQL from the exons ATGGTGGCCACCGGCTGCCGTCTCCGACCTCTTCTACGACGGTTACTCTCTTCACAACGATTCTCATCCTCCTCCGTTGATAATCCAGCAACAACAGGAAGCGTCGTTTACCAGCACACTCTCCGAACACAACGCCCTACCACCATTCCCTGGCAGAAAGACCTCCAAAATTCCGCCACTTTTATCGGTACACTCATTTCCCCTCTCAAAACATTCACTACTTCCCACGGTGTTCTCGGTGTTCATACTCAGCTCAAAGTCGACCCTCCGTCTGGATCCAAGAGATTCCTTAG GATATATTTGGACATGTGGGAAGATATGGCAGAGTTAGCGACCCAACATCTAAAACCCAACGACTATATATATGTTTCAGGGCATTTACAGTCATTCACAAAAGCTTTGGACAACGGAAACATCATAATGTACCCCAAGGTTCTTGTGAAAGAAATAAACTTTGTTGCAAATAGCAATCAAAGGAGTAACAATATAGACG ATGGAGAATCGGCTTTAGAAAAACGAAGAAAACGACTTCATTTATGGCAAGTGTTCTTTGCCAACCCGTATGAGTGGCAGGATTTACGGAAGCGTAAGGTCAACCCAAGTCAACCTGACTTTAGGCACAAGGGTAGCGGTGAAGCGCTTTGGCTTAGGCCAAATGATCCTCCATGGGTTACAAGACAACTTCAACTACAGGATTCTAGAATGGGTGACATCGGTCTTCGCTCTTCAAGAACATTATCTAGCTTTCAGTTATAA